One window from the genome of Luteithermobacter gelatinilyticus encodes:
- a CDS encoding acyl carrier protein, with the protein MSAVENVREILKATLQIGERADALTPDTPLLGNIPELDSMAVAMLVTSLEEHFDIFIEDDEISAETFETFGALCDFVEEKTAA; encoded by the coding sequence ATGTCAGCAGTGGAAAATGTCAGGGAAATTCTGAAGGCTACACTTCAAATCGGAGAGCGGGCCGACGCCCTGACTCCCGATACGCCTTTGCTCGGCAATATTCCCGAACTGGATTCCATGGCTGTGGCCATGCTCGTGACTTCCCTGGAAGAACATTTCGATATCTTCATCGAAGATGATGAAATCAGTGCGGAAACTTTTGAAACTTTCGGGGCCCTGTGTGATTTTGTCGAAGAAAAAACCGCGGCCTGA
- a CDS encoding GNAT family N-acetyltransferase gives MFVEEYTHYDQIPPAYVQACMEHNQNLFFDPQWFALLEKHIVQNGTAVKYLCFLDERKKIEAILPLLITKTHPRNLNSFANFYSLDFSPLFTKPIHQCGKTIKKIAEYFCQHAAHWDSLHLFPVDADSLAIIQLEHAFREKGFETVFDFFHHNWIYINPGLEFAQFLARKSKKIRDISRLERKLFKEHKGEIKIIRTSDKNLENYIRDYTKVYDNSWKDSENYPGFIPDLIRLCAEKEILRLGILYLEDIPVATQLNIHHNTTTLIYKLCYDEAYKSKSVGAILSKNMMQVAFDGDRATFIDYGCGNDAYKKDWMSHRLEKKSLKIFNNNFNGKKAALKNRVSKILDLLRGQTP, from the coding sequence ATGTTTGTAGAAGAATATACCCACTATGATCAAATTCCCCCGGCCTATGTCCAGGCCTGTATGGAACATAATCAGAATTTATTCTTTGACCCGCAATGGTTCGCGCTGCTGGAAAAACATATTGTCCAAAATGGCACTGCGGTCAAATATCTATGTTTTCTGGATGAACGAAAAAAAATCGAAGCAATTCTGCCCTTGCTCATCACAAAAACACACCCGCGGAACCTTAACAGTTTTGCCAATTTTTACAGTCTGGATTTTTCCCCCTTATTCACCAAACCCATCCATCAGTGCGGCAAAACGATCAAAAAAATCGCCGAATATTTTTGCCAGCATGCCGCACACTGGGACAGTCTGCACTTATTCCCCGTAGATGCCGACAGTCTGGCGATAATCCAGCTGGAACACGCCTTCCGGGAGAAAGGGTTCGAAACAGTCTTCGACTTTTTTCATCATAACTGGATATATATCAATCCCGGCCTGGAATTTGCACAGTTCCTTGCCCGAAAATCAAAAAAAATACGGGATATTTCCCGCCTCGAACGCAAACTGTTCAAGGAACATAAAGGGGAAATAAAAATCATTCGGACATCGGACAAAAATCTGGAGAACTATATACGTGACTACACCAAAGTCTATGATAACAGCTGGAAGGACAGTGAAAACTATCCGGGGTTCATTCCCGACCTGATCCGGTTGTGTGCGGAAAAAGAGATTTTGCGGCTGGGCATCCTTTATCTGGAAGACATTCCGGTCGCCACCCAACTGAATATTCATCACAACACAACCACTCTGATTTACAAACTCTGTTATGATGAGGCGTATAAATCAAAATCCGTAGGTGCCATTTTGTCGAAAAACATGATGCAGGTCGCCTTTGACGGGGACCGGGCGACATTTATTGATTACGGTTGCGGTAATGACGCATACAAAAAAGACTGGATGTCCCACAGGCTAGAAAAAAAGTCTTTAAAAATTTTCAACAATAATTTTAATGGAAAAAAGGCGGCTCTGAAAAACAGGGTGAGCAAAATTCTCGATCTCCTTCGAGGACAAACCCCATAA